The following DNA comes from Streptococcus canis.
TTGATAGTCGGCATTTAAAAAAATACGAAAAAGCAATCTTAAAAATTCCTAAAATTGTCGCCGTCAAATCTCAGCGTGGTCGAACTTATGGAAGCAATGTGTACCTTGATATTGTACTGGAAATGAATCCTGATCTTTCTGTGTACGAAAGCCATGCCATCACCGAACAAGTCGAACAATTACTTAGTGAACAATTTTCCGTCTATGATATTGATATCCATGTCGAACCAGCCGTGATTCCTGAAGATGAAATTTTTGAGAATGTTGCTAAGAAACTCTACCGTAATGAAAAGTTGATTTTAAGCAAAGTTCCTGATTACGATCACTATATTGCCAAAAGCTTCCAACTAATTGATAAAGATGGTCATATCTCTAACTACGAAGAGTTTCTGAATCAAGCAACCTACTACCCAAGTAACTTTGATAGTTTCAATATCCAATCTATCAGCCAAAAGACCAAACTAGTAACTTACCACTTAAATGGCAACCACCACACCAGTATTTGGCGACGTCACGAAACATGGTGTTTGATTTTTCATCAAATTACTCCTATTTACCAAAATCAAAGTCGTAAACATCATTATCGTATTATAAAGAGCTAAAAAATTCGCTAACCATTCGATTAGCGAATTTTTTTGTAGCTTTTAACCATTTTTCGGCTGTATCTTATAGGTTAGGAGGTCAAATAAGAAAGAAAAGAAAGGGTTAAAAGTTACCATAGGTTATCACACTAAACAGCGTTAGTCATGCCTTGTCACTGACAAAAATAGCAAAAACAAGACATCATCTGCTAATTGTAAGAGGAAGAAGGTCACTATGAGCAGACTGTCTTTAGCGAGAAGCTGTCGCTTTCCTAAGACTTTCAAAGTTAAGAAAGCAAGACTTGTGACCGGTCACCAAGTCTCTTTTCTAAAGTCAAATAAGCCTACTCATGTAAGAAATATCACTTAAAAGACTTGCTTATTGAAGAGCAGTTGCTAAAGCGTTTTGCAAAGCAACAATTTCTTGGTCAACTTGCTCCACAGTAGTTGTTGAGTTCAACTGAACACCAACAGCATGTGTGATTGCTTTATTAAGTGTATTGTAAACTTCAAAAGATTTGACACCTAAAACTTTTTTGTCTCTCTCAAAACGGGTGTTCCAAATAGCTTTATCAAGTTTAGCTTTAGTGTAAATAGTTGCACGATCAGTTGGTTGCAAATCTGGATAATTTAAGACTTTTTGTTCAAGAGCCTTAAGTTCTTCCACTTGAGCTTTAATGGCATCAACTGATGTGAATGGATCTAAAATGCGAATCACTAATTTAGTAATAGCAAATCCCATATCAATATGAGCCTGTTCTACCTTATTAGTTAATTGTGTAGTAGAAAATACAATAGCTTGAATAGCTTCTGACAATGCTTCAACTCTTGCACCAATTGAATTTAAATCATAGATGGTATCAGGGCTGAAACGAACAGATGTTTTCATGTGTTCAACAGCATCTTTAGCTTTGTCCACAGTAGCTTCAGCATCAGTGCCTTTAACCTCGTCTTTGATGGCATCTAATTGTTTGCTGCTATCATCAAGTTTTTGGATCAAAGCATCTTTTTGAGCAGTCACTTGATTGTTATCAGCTAAGACAGCATCAGGATTTGAGACATTATCAGCAAAAACTGACTGACCTACGGTTGGAAACAAAGCTAAACCAGCAACAACTGTTGAGAGATAAAGAAGTTGTTTGTGTTTCATTGTCATTCCTCCTGAGTAGAAAAACCTATTTAAATAGTTAAGTAAAGTTAAAATAATTTATAAGCGCTTATAAGTTTATCATACTACGTGTTTCTTTTAAGGTCAACATTCCTCTAATTTTCAAAAAAATTATTTTATTTCCAAATTCCCGCTTTTTTAATCATATTAAACAAGTTTCAAGATCTTTTTGATGGAATTGAAGTCTCTTAAAACGGTCATTTTATTAAGTTTTTGTTATTTTTAATTATTTAGAGAAGATTTGGGCATTAATCACAAATGATGAAAAATGCAATTTTCAGAAAGAATACGTTTTGATAAAAAATTCTTAAATAGCGATCTTTTTTCAAAAAAGAGGGAGATTTTGGATAAATTCCTCTCATTCTATCTCTATTATTATCTAAACACATGAAAAAAGACAGAACGTAGACAAACTCTATTTTTAAGAAGGTCTCGATGAAAATGATTTAATGATCATAACTTTAACTAACTCTTGAAACACTTATGTTATCGTGTTTCAGGAGTCTATCTTTTTTAGAAGAGCAAAAAAGATTGAAGAAAAATTGTCCTAAATGGACTTTTTCTTCAATCTGAAAAGAGACAATCGCCTCTTTAGTTTTTTATATTATCTGTAGCTACATCATCTCCAAACCACTTTTGAGAAATTCTTTGAAACTTGCCATCATGATAAAGAGTAGTCAAAGCTTGATTCATTTTTTTCTGCAAGGTTTTGTCTTCTTTTCTAAGGCCAACTGCAAATTGTTCGTTCTCAAAGTTAGTTGGAACCATGTGATAAACTTCTAGCTGTCCTTCTTGTGTCAAGTAATAGTTGGCATACACTTTATCAATCAATAACCCATCAATCCGATTGTTTTTTAAATCAATAAAGGCTTGCGTAAAGGTTTCATATTGCGTGGCATCTTTGTCCTTGACGAGATTTTTTAGAAGCTTAGGTTTCCTTGTTAAAGCATCGTAGCCAGAGGAACCCGATTGAGCTCCTAGCACCTTATGTTTCATGTCATCAACAGCATTAATACCTGAAGACTTCTTAACCACAATCACTTGCTCATTTTTCATGTAGGGAACAGTGAAAGCAACTTTAGCCTGTCGTTCTTTGGTCATTGAATAGCCATTCCAAATCATGTCAATTTTACCATTCTTCAGTTCAGCTTCTTTTAAATCCCAATTGATGGCTTGAAACTTAACCTTAATCCCATATTGGCTAAAGACAGCTTTAGCTAAATCAATATCGAAGCCCTTGTTTTGGCCACTCTCATCTTTATAGCCCATAGGCACAAAGGTATTATCAAAACCAAGAGTAATACTTTTTTCTTTTTGATAAGTTTGCCAGGCATCTCCTGTCTTGGTACGTTGATGAACTCCGCAGGCTACCAAAACAAAACTAACAACTATTAAAACTGCAGCTGCTAAACTTTTTTTCATACGCATAAGATAACTCCTTTCCTACTTAGGATTAACCTTAATAATGCGATCCGAAATGGCTTTTGCAAAAACCAAATCATGTGTGACCACAATTTGTGTTATCCCCATATCACGATTTTGCAAAATCAAGGCTTCAACTGTCTGACGTAACTCAGGATCCAAGGCACTTGTTGGCTCATCATAACCAATAATTTGAGGATCAATCATCATGGCTCTTGCCAAAGCAACCCGCTGTTTTTGTCCTCCTGACAAAGAACAGGGATAAACTAAGGCATGCTCTTTTAAGCCTAGACGTGCTAATAAATCTAAAGCCTTTTCGTTTACTTCACCTTTTGCCTTTCCCATTGTAATGGTCGGTGACAGCATTAAATTATCCAAGACAGTTAAATGGGGAAAGAGTTGAAAATCTTGAAAGACAAAGCCAAGGAGGTTACGATTTTCTAAATGGTCAATCCCAACGTTTTCTCCATTGTAAAAAACCTGACCAGAATCAATAGACTCAAGCCCAGCTAACATTCGTAAAAGGGTTGTCTTACCACCACCTGATGGACCAACCAGTGAGAGAACTTCGCCATCTTGGACTGTCAAATCAAAGCCATCAAAAATGGTTTTCTGCCCAAACTGTTTGGAAATATTTTTGAGTTCTAACATGAAGTCTCCTTATTACTGATAATAATTAAAGCGTTTTTCAACTTGTTTTGAGATAATGGTTACCAGTCCAATTAAGAGTAAATAAATCAAACCAGCAATGAACATTGGTGCCAGAGTTGCATCCCTGTTAGCAGCCGTCTTACTGGCTAAAAGAAGGTCCCCTACCCCAAGAACATAGACAAGCGAGGAGTCTTTAACCAAATTAATGACTTCATTGAAGACGCTCGGTAAAACAATTTTGAACACCTGTGGCAAAATAATGTAACCTATGGTTTGAAGTGGTTTTAATTTTAACACTTTAGCTGCTTCATATTGACCATTTGGAATGGCTTCAATCCCACCACGAAAAATTTCAGCAAAGTAGGCAGCATAATTCAAGGTAAAGGCTAAAATAGCAGCTGGCATTCGGTCAAAACTAATCCCGACACTTGGCAACACATAGTAGAAAAAAATCAATTGGAGTAATAAAGGGGTTCCTCTCATCATCCATACATATAAGGTTAAAAACCACTGTAAAGGTTTAAAAGATACCCTCATTAAAAAAGCTAGAATGACTCCTAAAGGTATGGAAAGAATGATAACAATAAAGAATACTTGTAAGGTGACCAGAGCTCCATCTAATAAGCTGGGCAATACTTGCTGAATATAGGTCATGCTACCTCCTAGAATTAAATATTTTACTATTATATCAAATTTTATGCTTTTTGGGGAGATATTTCCCTATAAAAATACAACCAGACTAGCCGGTTGTGTATTATTATTACATTTTCTTGACAAATTCTGATTTCAACTTCATAGCTCCAAAACCATCAATCTTACAATCAATGTTGTGGTCACCTTCTACAAGGCGAATATTTTTAACTCGAGTGCCTTGCTTAAGGTCTTTTGAAGCACCTTTTACTTTCAAATCCTTAATCACAGTGATAGTATCACCATCAGACAAACGAGCACCATTGCTATCCAAAACAATAAGTCCTTGTTCTTCAGCTACTTCTTCACCTGGTGTCCATTCGAAGGCACACATTGGGCAGATTAATAAAAGACCATCTTCGTAAACATATTCAGACTGACATTGCAAACAATTTGGTAATGACATCTCACACTCCTAAACATCTCTTAATGTTACCATTTTACTTTAGAAACGAGTATTTGACAAGATGAATACGTTCTCATGATTGCTATTCTTCAGGATTTATTTCTATTTTGTTTGCTCTGCGATGGCGGCATCAAAAGAATAAGGTAACCGCTTATTAGCGACTACCTTCTATGGCTTATCTTAACTATTCTACTGTTACAGCTTTAGCCAAGTTGCGCGGTTTATCAACATCAAGACCCCGTTGTAAAGAGGCATAATAAGCAATAAGTTGGGTTGGAATGACCATAGCAATCGGGGCTAAGAAAGGATGAACTTTATTGACAATAATATCGTCTCCTTCTCGCTCCAGCCCCTCTTCTACAACAGTTAAGACATGCGCACCACGAGCAGCAACTTCTTGAATATTACCACGCGTATGAGAAGCAACCAACTGACTAGACGAAATCAAACCAATGACTGGCGTTCCTTCTTCAATCAAGGAAATGGTTCCATGTTTTAATTCACCAGCTGCAAAGCCTTCGCATTGAATGTAAGAAATCTCTTTTAATTTCAGGGCAGCCTCCATGGCAACGTAATAATCATTGCCACGCCCAATATAAAAGGCACTACGTGTAGTGGATAACAGAGCTTGAACTTTTTCTGCCACAAGATTTTTTTCAGTCAAAGTCGCCTCAATAGATTGGGCAACTAAAGACAACTCATGTGCCAAATTAAAGTCAATAGCTTCTTGCTTACCATTTGCTTCCCCGACAGCTTTAGCTAAAAAGGCTAGGGCTGCAATTTGTGCAGTATAGGCTTTTGTGGAAGCAACTGCGATTTCAGGACCAGCATGAATCAGCATTGTATAAGTTGCTTCACGTGACAAGGTTGATCCTGGAACATTGGTCACTGTCAAGCTTGGAATACCCATCGCATTTGCCTTTACTAAAACCTGTCGACTGTCTGCGGTTTCCCCTGATTGGCTCAACAAGATAAACATTGGTTTCTTGCTAAGCAGCGGCATGTGGTAACCCCACTCAGAAGCCACTCCCAATTCAACCGGTGTATCTGTCAATTGCTCAAGCATATTTTTTGTTGCAAAACCAGCGTGGTAGGAAGTCCCTGCCGCCAATATATAAAGACGATCAGCCTCTTGAATAGAAGAAATAATAGCTGAATCAAGCAGCATTTTCCCAGATTCATC
Coding sequences within:
- the cfg gene encoding CAMP factor pore-forming toxin Cfg; translated protein: MKHKQLLYLSTVVAGLALFPTVGQSVFADNVSNPDAVLADNNQVTAQKDALIQKLDDSSKQLDAIKDEVKGTDAEATVDKAKDAVEHMKTSVRFSPDTIYDLNSIGARVEALSEAIQAIVFSTTQLTNKVEQAHIDMGFAITKLVIRILDPFTSVDAIKAQVEELKALEQKVLNYPDLQPTDRATIYTKAKLDKAIWNTRFERDKKVLGVKSFEVYNTLNKAITHAVGVQLNSTTTVEQVDQEIVALQNALATALQ
- a CDS encoding amino acid ABC transporter substrate-binding protein yields the protein MRMKKSLAAAVLIVVSFVLVACGVHQRTKTGDAWQTYQKEKSITLGFDNTFVPMGYKDESGQNKGFDIDLAKAVFSQYGIKVKFQAINWDLKEAELKNGKIDMIWNGYSMTKERQAKVAFTVPYMKNEQVIVVKKSSGINAVDDMKHKVLGAQSGSSGYDALTRKPKLLKNLVKDKDATQYETFTQAFIDLKNNRIDGLLIDKVYANYYLTQEGQLEVYHMVPTNFENEQFAVGLRKEDKTLQKKMNQALTTLYHDGKFQRISQKWFGDDVATDNIKN
- a CDS encoding amino acid ABC transporter ATP-binding protein gives rise to the protein MLELKNISKQFGQKTIFDGFDLTVQDGEVLSLVGPSGGGKTTLLRMLAGLESIDSGQVFYNGENVGIDHLENRNLLGFVFQDFQLFPHLTVLDNLMLSPTITMGKAKGEVNEKALDLLARLGLKEHALVYPCSLSGGQKQRVALARAMMIDPQIIGYDEPTSALDPELRQTVEALILQNRDMGITQIVVTHDLVFAKAISDRIIKVNPK
- a CDS encoding amino acid ABC transporter permease, whose product is MTYIQQVLPSLLDGALVTLQVFFIVIILSIPLGVILAFLMRVSFKPLQWFLTLYVWMMRGTPLLLQLIFFYYVLPSVGISFDRMPAAILAFTLNYAAYFAEIFRGGIEAIPNGQYEAAKVLKLKPLQTIGYIILPQVFKIVLPSVFNEVINLVKDSSLVYVLGVGDLLLASKTAANRDATLAPMFIAGLIYLLLIGLVTIISKQVEKRFNYYQ
- a CDS encoding zinc ribbon domain-containing protein YjdM, which encodes MSLPNCLQCQSEYVYEDGLLLICPMCAFEWTPGEEVAEEQGLIVLDSNGARLSDGDTITVIKDLKVKGASKDLKQGTRVKNIRLVEGDHNIDCKIDGFGAMKLKSEFVKKM
- the glmS gene encoding glutamine--fructose-6-phosphate transaminase (isomerizing); its protein translation is MCGIVGVVGNRNATDILMQGLEKLEYRGYDSAGIFVANDNQSNLIKSVGRIADLRAKIGIDVAGSTGIGHTRWATHGQSTEGNAHPHTSQTGRFVLVHNGVIENYLHIKTEFLAGHDFKGQTDTEIAVHLIGKFVEEDKLSVLEAFKKALNIIEGSYAFALMDSQATDTIYVAKNKSPLLIGLGEGYNMICSDAMAMIRETSEFMEIHDKEVVVLTKDSITITDYDGQVVKRNAYTAELDLSDIGKGTYPFYMLKEIDEQPTVMRRLISTYADESGKMLLDSAIISSIQEADRLYILAAGTSYHAGFATKNMLEQLTDTPVELGVASEWGYHMPLLSKKPMFILLSQSGETADSRQVLVKANAMGIPSLTVTNVPGSTLSREATYTMLIHAGPEIAVASTKAYTAQIAALAFLAKAVGEANGKQEAIDFNLAHELSLVAQSIEATLTEKNLVAEKVQALLSTTRSAFYIGRGNDYYVAMEAALKLKEISYIQCEGFAAGELKHGTISLIEEGTPVIGLISSSQLVASHTRGNIQEVAARGAHVLTVVEEGLEREGDDIIVNKVHPFLAPIAMVIPTQLIAYYASLQRGLDVDKPRNLAKAVTVE